A portion of the Saccharomyces paradoxus chromosome XV, complete sequence genome contains these proteins:
- the RCL1 gene encoding rRNA-processing endoribonuclease (Endonuclease that cleaves pre-rRNA at site A2 for 18S rRNA biogenesis~similar to YOL010W): MSSSAPKYTTFQGSQNFRLRIILATLSGKQIKIEKIRSGDLNPGLKDYEVSFLRLIESVTNGSVIEISYTGTTVIYRPGIIVGGASTHICPNSKPVGYFVEPMLYLAPFSKKKFSILFKGITASHNDAGIEAIKWGLMPVMEKFGVRECALHTLKRGSPPLGGGEVHLVVDSLIAQPITMHEIDRPIISSITGVAYSTRVSPSLVNRMIDGAKKVLKNLQCEVNITADVWRGENSGKSPGWGITLVAQSKQKGWSYFAEDIGDAGSIPEELGERVAYQLLEETSKSAAVGRNQLPLAIVYMVIGKEDIGRLRINKEQIDERFIVLLRDIKKIFNTEVFLKPVDEMDNDDMIATIKGIGFTNTSKKIA, translated from the coding sequence ATGTCATCTTCCGCTCCCAAGTACACCACTTTCCAAGGGTCACAAAATTTCAGGTTGCGGATCATCTTGGCAACATTATCtggaaaacaaataaaaattgaaaaaatccgCTCAGGTGACTTGAATCCTGGTCTGAAAGATTACGAAGTGTCCTTTCTAAGGCTGATCGAGTCGGTCACCAATGGAAGTGTGATCGAAATTTCATATACCGGTACTACTGTGATTTATAGGCCTGGTATTATAGTTGGTGGTGCCTCTACTCATATTTGTCCTAATTCCAAACCAGTAGGCTACTTCGTCGAACCAATGTTATATTTGGcaccattttcaaaaaaaaaattctcgATTTTGTTCAAGGGCATAACTGCATCTCATAACGATGCCGGTATTGAAGCTATCAAATGGGGACTCATGCCCGTtatggaaaaatttggtgTTAGAGAATGCGCCCTACACACTTTGAAAAGAGGCTCACCACCACTAGGAGGTGGCGAAGTGCATTTGGTTGTTGACTCTTTGATTGCTCAACCGATAACCATGCATGAAATAGATAGACCCataatttcatcaatcACTGGTGTAGCATACTCTACCAGAGTAAGTCCGTCGCTCGTGAATAGAATGATCGATGGTGCTAAGAAGGTATTAAAAAATCTACAATGCGAAGTTAACATAACAGCAGATGTCTGGAGAGGTGAGAATTCAGGGAAGAGTCCAGGTTGGGGTATTACTTTGGTAGCTCAATCCAAGCAAAAAGGTTGGAGTTATTTTGCAGAAGATATCGGTGATGCAGGCTCCATACCTGAAGAACTTGGTGAAAGAGTTGCCTACCaattattagaagaaaCATCAAAGAGTGCAGCAGTTGGTAGAAACCAGCTTCCACTAGCAATTGTTTACATGGTCATCgggaaagaagatatcgGCAGATTGAGAATTAATAAGGAACAAATAGATGAAAGATTCATAGTCCTCTTGAGagatataaagaaaatctttAATACAGAAGTCTTTTTAAAACCAGTTGATGAAATGGATAACGACGACATGATAGCTACTATCAAGGGTATCGGTTTTACAAACACAAGTAAAAAGATTGCATAG
- the COQ10 gene encoding ubiquinone-binding protein COQ10 (Coenzyme Q (ubiquinone) binding protein~similar to YOL008W) yields MVLVIRALQTSIVFRKAMLKPIVRYPLKRSFFGLSSTNHTIREQRYVLRKTINTPPSTVYAAVSEVAQYKEFIPYCVDSFVDKRNPVDNKPVIGGLRVGFKQYDEEFICNITCKDTANGNDTYTVIAETVSHNLFHLLYSKWTIMPHPSRPNAAMVELLLRFKFKSRIYNSVSLIFAKTVTELVMNAFAKRAYHLVRLAMLKPSSKESSQ; encoded by the coding sequence ATGGTTTTAGTAATAAGGGCCTTACAGACATCGATAGTCTTCAGGAAGGCGATGCTCAAGCCAATTGTAAGATATCCCCTTAAAAGAAGCTTTTTTGGTTTGAGCAGTACTAATCATACTATTAGGGAACAGCGATATGTCCTGCGCAAGACCATAAACACCCCTCCGAGTACTGTCTATGCTGCTGTGTCAGAAGTTGCGCAGTATAAGGAATTTATTCCTTATTGTGTTGATTCATTTGTAGATAAACGAAATCCTGTGGATAACAAGCCTGTTATTGGGGGGCTTCGAGTTGGTTTCAAGCAATACGATGAGGAATTTATATGCAATATTACCTGTAAAGATACTGCAAACGGGAATGACACATATACAGTTATTGCGGAAACAGTATCTCATAATTTGTTTCATCTTTTGTATTCGAAATGGACCATAATGCCTCACCCAAGTAGACCAAATGCGGCCATGGTAGAACTTTTGTTGAGatttaaattcaaatctcGGATATATAACAGTGTTTCTCTGATATTTGCCAAAACTGTAACTGAATTGGTAATGAATGCATTCGCCAAAAGAGCATACCATCTAGTGAGGCTAGCAATGCTAAAACCCTCATCCAAAGAAAGCTCTCAGTGA
- the MDM12 gene encoding ERMES complex subunit MDM12 (Mitochondrial outer membrane protein, ERMES complex subunit~similar to YOL009C), giving the protein MSFDINWSTLESDNRLNDVIRKHLNSYLQNSQLPSYVSNLRVLDFELGKVGPAITLKEITDPLDEFYDSIREDAYEETEENNNDKDVTEHFGTEHTVADHQAPKDDSEPLVVMPSPNDIQFLLEVEYKGDLLVTIGADLVLNYPVEKFMTLPVKLSISDIGLHSLCIAAYLSKQLFFSFLCDVSDPALDDNQTVLDPKGPILAATKPLERISIVRSMKIETEIGEQYQGQGSVLRSVGELEQFLFTIFKDFLRKELAWPSWINLDFNEDDE; this is encoded by the coding sequence ATGTCTTTTGATATCAATTGGAGTACATTGGAATCTGATAATAGACTAAATGATGTCATTAGGAAACATTTAAATTCATATTTACAGAATTCGCAACTACCAAGCTACGTCAGCAATCTTAGAGTACTAGATTTCGAACTGGGAAAAGTTGGTCCTGCTATAACACTGAAAGAAATAACAGATCCCCTAGATGAGTTTTATGATTCAATTAGGGAGGACGCCTATGAAGAGACagaggaaaataataacgacAAAGACGTTACTGAACATTTTGGTACTGAGCATACTGTAGCTGATCACCAGGCACCTAAGGATGATTCTGAGCCACTTGTAGTCATGCCATCTCCCAACGATATACAATTTTTGCTAGAAGTTGAGTACAAGGGCGACCTACTCGTCACAATTGGTGCTGACCTTGTACTGAATTATCCTGTGGAAAAATTTATGACTTTGCCAGTAAAACTTTCCATTAGCGATATCGGTCTCCACTCCCTTTGCATTGCAGCATATTTATCAAAGCAACtattttttagttttctGTGTGACGTTAGTGATCCTGCACTAGATGACAATCAAACTGTTTTGGATCCGAAGGGACCAATCCTAGCAGCTACTAAGCCATTGGAGCGAATATCTATTGTGAGAAGTATGAAGATCGAAACAGAAATAGGGGAACAGTATCAGGGGCAGGGCTCGGTATTAAGAAGTGTTGGAGAACTAGAACAGTTTTTGTTTACGATattcaaagattttttaagAAAGGAATTAGCATGGCCAAGTTGGATCAATCTGGATTTCAACGAAGATGATGAGTAA
- the CSI2 gene encoding Csi2p (similar to YOL007C) — MRLPEISIWKVILLLNLFALQELQLVSAANLPSLSSTTKAADSSSKASSAAKTTTSSGQSSVTSKDVSSSHNITSSTKMPKITSSASTSVYSNSSVWSNNSVISTSSITPSSVFIPVTDGNKFLYQAHHPNGTVFIAFAGCLGAILLSLTGAWIALSIKSWRSARRENKLRNLENQYQYDPFYFQANSNDDESETSSHSDDSDISEKVLKNNSSRMSLYTLGSTSVLNLLNNKTDANDNFRASMFISPTEILQCDANNSNTWSQQSNDSAIYDSLSSTPKEPGATQILGKFTDSSNPFNYASYSLNPEAGDRSTPKSNVSQGKVKKYRPPSVHLDQLLDGDE; from the coding sequence ATGAGATTGCCAGAAATTTCCATTTGGAAAGTGATACTACTGCTTAACTTGTTTGCTCTACAAGAACTACAACTTGTCTCCGCTGCAAATTTGCCCTCTTTATCAAGTACTACAAAGGCAGCAGATAGCTCCAGTAAAGCCAGTTCTGCAGCTAAGACAACGACCTCGTCAGGCCAAAGCTCGGTAACCAGCAAAGATGTTTCCTCAAGCCATAATATTACCTCGAGCACTAAAATGCCCAAAATTACTTCGAGTGCTAGTACAAGTGTATATTCCAACTCTAGTGTATGGAGCAACAACAGCGTAATATCAACTTCATCTATTACGCCTTCCAGCGTTTTTATCCCAGTTACAGACGGGAATAAGTTCCTATATCAGGCTCATCATCCCAATGGTACTGTATTCATCGCGTTTGCAGGTTGTTTAGGTGCCATTCTATTATCGCTAACGGGTGCTTGGATTGCATTGAGTATAAAGTCATGGCGAAGTGCTAGAAGGGAAAACAAGTTGAGAAACTTAGAAAATCAATACCAGTACGACCCGTTCTACTTTCAAGCAAACTCTAATGATGACGAAAGTGAAACATCCTCCCATTCTGACGACAGTGACATATCAGAAAAAGTTCTGAAAAACAATTCATCTCGTATGAGTTTGTATACTCTAGGGTCCACTTCTGTTTTGAACCTTTTAAACAATAAAACAGATGCCAACGATAACTTTAGGGCATCCATGTTTATCTCACCAACCGAAATCCTACAATGTGACGCCAACAATTCTAATACATGGTCTCAGCAAAGCAATGACAGCGCGATATATGATTCCTTGTCCAGCACTCCGAAGGAACCTGGTGCTACCCAAATACTTGGAAAGTTTACAGACAGCTCCAATCCGTTCAATTATGCATCGTACAGTCTAAACCCTGAGGCTGGAGATCGTTCTACTCCAAAATCGAATGTTAGTCAGggaaaagtaaaaaagtACCGTCCTCCCAGTGTTCATCTGGATCAGTTACTCGACGGTGATGAGTAA
- the PLB3 gene encoding lysophospholipase (Phospholipase B (lysophospholipase) involved in lipid metabolism~similar to YOL011W): MIRPLCSRVIVSYIFAISQFLLAANAWSPTDSYVPGTVSCPDDINLVREATSISQNESAWLEKRNKVTSVALKDFLTRATANFSDSSDILSKLFNDNNSESLPKIAVAVSGGGYRSMLTGAGILAAMDNRTEGAYEHGLGGLLQSTTYLSGASGGNWLVGTLALNNWTSVQEILDNMQNDDSIWDLSDSIVTPGGINIFKTAKRWDHISNAVESKQNSDYNTSLADIWGRALAYNFFPSLYRGGIGLTWSSIRDFPVFQNAEMPFPISVADGRYPGTKVINLNATVFEFNPFEMGSWDPSLNSFTNVKYLGTNVSNGVPLERGKCTAGFDNAGFIMGTSSTLFNQFLLRINSTHLPSFITRLARHFLKDLSQDFNDIAVYSPNPFKDTKFLDSDYTTSIVDSDSLFLVDGGEDDENVPVLPLIQKERDVDIIFAVDNSADMRLAWPDGSSLVHTYERQFVKQGQGMSFPYVPDTNTFVNLGLNKKPTFFGCDANNLTDLQYIPPLVVYLPNAEYSFNSNQSAFKLSYSESQRRSMIQNGFEIATRNNFTDDPEFMGCVGCAIMRRKQQALNITLPPECETCFTNYCWNGTLDTTPLPDVEKDVHHSFINVGSFNSSLGQEEGQYVGSSASQPSSSTSSSGVPSATATLKKKAATNSGSHLSGISVKFVAIIMLALLPLTGAV; encoded by the coding sequence ATGATACGTCCATTATGTTCAAGAGTCATTGTCAGTTACATATTCGCAATTTCTCAGTTTCTACTGGCCGCTAATGCGTGGTCGCCCACAGACAGTTATGTACCTGGCACAGTGTCGTGTCCCGATGACATAAATCTGGTGAGAGAGGCTACATCTATATCTCAGAATGAGAGTGCATGGTtagaaaagagaaataaaGTCACTAGTGTAGCtttgaaagatttcttGACAAGGGCTACTgcgaatttttcagataGCTCGGATATTTTATCGAAATTATTTAATGATAACAACAGCGAAAGCCTGCCGAAAATTGCTGTCGCTGTTTCAGGTGGGGGCTACCGGTCTATGCTGACAGGTGCGGGTATTTTAGCAGCAATGGATAACAGGACTGAAGGTGCTTATGAGCATGGGCTAGGTGGCCTTTTACAAAGCACAACATATCTATCTGGTGCCTCGGGTGGTAACTGGCTAGTTGGTACTCTAGCCCTAAACAATTGGACTTCCGTGCAGGAAATTCTTGACAACATGCAGAACGACGATTCCATTTGGGATTTGTCAGATTCTATTGTTACCCCCGGCGGAATCAATATATTCAAGACCGCCAAAAGGTGGGACCATATCTCTAATGCTGTCGAATCCAAGCAAAACTCTGATTATAATACTTCTTTGGCCGATATTTGGGGTAGGGCTTTGGCctataattttttcccttctttATATAGAGGCGGGATAGGCCTAACTTGGTCTTCCATTAGAGATTTTCCAGTGTTTCAAAATGCTGAAATGCCTTTTCCTATTTCTGTTGCTGACGGTAGGTATCCTGGTACCAAGGTCATCAATTTGAACGCAACcgtttttgaatttaatCCATTTGAAATGGGATCTTGGGATccttctttgaattctttCACTAACGTTAAATACCTGGGAACGAACGTTTCCAATGGTGTACCATTGGAAAGAGGAAAATGCACTGCGGGCTTTGATAATGCCGGTTTTATTATGGGTACTTCTTCCACCCTGTTTAACCAGTTTCTTTTGAGAATAAACTCTACTCACTTGCCTAGTTTCATTACAAGATTAGCAAGACATTTCCTAAAGGATTTATCTCAAGATTTCAATGATATCGCTGTCTATAGCCCCAACCCGTTCAAGGataccaaatttttggacAGTGACTATACTACCAGTATTGTTGATTCAGACAGCTTATTCTTAGTCGACGGCGGtgaagatgacgaaaaTGTTCCCGTTTTACCACTTATACAAAAGGAACGTGATGTGGACATTATTTTTGCAGTGGATAATTCAGCTGACATGAGATTAGCTTGGCCTGACGGTTCTTCTTTAGTGCATACCTACGAACGTCAATTTGTTAAGCAAGGTCAAGGTATGTCCTTTCCATATGTTCCAGATACGAATACATTCGTTAACTTGGGTTTGAATAAGAAACCAACCTTCTTTGGCTGCGACGCTAATAATTTGACCGATCTTCAATACATTCCACCTTTAGTTGTATATCTACCAAATGCGGAATACTCTTTCAATAGTAATCAGAGTGCTTTCAAGTTGTCATATTCCGAAtcccaaagaagaagtatgATTCAAAACGGGTTTGAAATTGCAACTAGAAATAACTTTACTGATGATCCTGAATTCATGGGCTGCGTCGGCTGCGCCATCATGAGACGTAAACAGCAAGCTTTGAATATTACTTTGCCTCCAGAATGTGAAACCTGTTTTACAAATTACTGCTGGAATGGTACTCTGGATACTACTCCGTTACCAGATGTCGAAAAAGATGTTCATCACTCTTTTATCAACGTTGGCAGTTTCAACAGCTCCCTAggacaagaagaaggtcAGTACGTTGGATCTTCAGCTTCTCAGCCATCGTCCTCAACCTCGTCTTCGGGAGTTCCGTCGGCCACTGCAACCCTTAAGAAAAAGGCAGCTACTAATTCTGGATCACATTTATCTGGCATAAGTGTAAAGTTCGTTGCTATAATTATGCTTGCTCTCTTGCCGCTTACCGGAGCGGTATAA